Proteins found in one Drosophila innubila isolate TH190305 chromosome X, UK_Dinn_1.0, whole genome shotgun sequence genomic segment:
- the LOC117790307 gene encoding N-alpha-acetyltransferase 30A — protein MADTATAATTAAATKKKFKNKNKKSQQQQQQQKTEPETAQGSAAVKAAHQPNGHVPDARNAADDADVELINGIMQQVQLCNGHAKDKAMTKAKAKAKAESVGAEMLTVTATLNGHVNKSAAINNNNHINNNNNSNNNNNVNNNTSNRNKNNNNNSSSSGGKAKNNNKSQSAVEESTESKLLTASDPLLEEAEEDDEEQQQTTGVKGASVVATSKSTANTQTTSATTTKTTAMAIATRGSPQDEAPSTSAAAAAAAAQPQPQSQPQPQQSQLQLEPAISADEIIYKEYEAEHQMHDIMRLIQAELSEPYSIYTYRYFIYNWPKLCFLASHDNQYVGAIVCKLDMHMNVRRGYIAMLAVRKEYRKLKIGTTLVTKAIEAMLADNADEVVLETEMRNEPALRLYENLGFVRDKRLFRYYLNGVDALRLKLWFR, from the exons atgGCGGACACTGCGACGGCAGCGACAACTGCGGCGGCCACTAAAaagaagtttaaaaataaaaacaaaaagtcacagcagcagcaacaacaacaaaaaactgaGCCAGAGACAGCACAAGGCTCAGCGGCAGTTAAAGCTGCTCATCAGCCAAATGGACATGTCCCGGATGCTAGGAATGCCGCTGATGATGCGGATGTTGAACTGATCAACGGTATTATGCAGCAGGTGCAACTGTGTAATGGCCATGCCAAGGATAAGGCAATgacaaaggcaaaagcaaaagcaaaggctGAATCGGTGGGGGCTGAGATGCTTACAGTCACGGCCACACTCAATGGGCATGTGAATAAGAGTGCTGctattaataacaacaatcatattaacaataacaacaatagcaacaacaacaacaatgttaacaacaacaccagcaaccgcaacaagaacaacaataacaatagcagcagcagcggcggtaaagcgaaaaacaacaacaagtcccAATCTGCAGTTGAAGAAAGTACGGAGTCCAAGTTGTTGACAGCATCGGATCCATTGCTggaggaggcggaggaggatgacgaggagcagcagcaaacgACAGGTGTAAAAGGCGCCAGCGTAGTTGCGACAAGTAAAAGCACTgccaacacacaaacaacatcagcaacaacaacaaagacaacagcCATGGCCATCGCAACAAGAGGCAGTCCACAGGATGAGGCGCCCTCGACAtcagctgctgcggctgccGCTGCAGCGCAGCCACAACCGCAGTCACAGCCACAACCACAGCAATCCCAGCTTCAGCTCGAACCTGCCATTTCAGCCGATGAAATCATTTACAAGGAATACGAAGCCGAGCATCAGATGCAT GATATAATGCGACTGATACAGGCGGAGCTGTCCGAGCCATATTCAATATACACTTACCGCTACTTCATTTACAATTGGCCAAAATTATGCTTCCTAGCCTCGCACGATAATCAATATGTGGGCGCCATTGTATGCAAGCTGGACATGCATATGAATGTGCGACGCGGTTACATTGCGATGTTGGCGGTGCGCAAGGAATACCGCAAGCTAAAGATCGGCACCACGCTGGTGACCAAAGCCATCGAG gcCATGCTCGCTGACAATGCTGATGAAGTGGTGCTGGAAACGGAAATGCGTAATGAGCCGGCGCTGCGTCTATATGAAAATTTGGGCTTTGTGCGTGATAAACGACTATTTCGTTACTATCTTAATGGCGTGGATGCACTGCGTCTCAAGCTCTGGTTTAGATGA